In the genome of Siniperca chuatsi isolate FFG_IHB_CAS linkage group LG17, ASM2008510v1, whole genome shotgun sequence, one region contains:
- the illr4 gene encoding immune-related, lectin-like receptor 4 isoform X1 encodes MSRPQVYMEASQQQAASNGGSKVTSERVALLVLSALLAAAVIVIYRLSFENMRHKTTFQTLRDEHEAVKRNLTGILSEIESHKMVHPIHGNISEPCLKCEEGWEQHEGKCYYFSTSTSAWEKSRDECRQQGGDLVKIDSRDEQEFLDLKLREKMNQDEDKFWIGLTDSKQENTWLWADGSPLNTSLSFWSGNEPDNWKGDNADGEDCARMGVKAGAAYLKGWFDKSCKVSQRSICEKAAQTGRVTLHCSSLQV; translated from the exons ATGAGCCGTCCACAGGTCTACATGGAAG CTTCCCAACAACAAGCGGCATCAAATggagggtcaaaggtcacatcAGAGAGAGTGGCCCTGCTGGTTCTCAGTGCTCTCCTGGCAGCTGCTGTCATTGTTATTTACCGTCTCT cttttGAAAACATGCGACACAAGACAACTTTCCAGACACTGAGAGACGAGcatgaagctgtaaaaagaaatctcACAG GAATACTCTCTGAAATAGAATCACACAAGATGGTGCATCCTATTCACGGAAACATTA GTGAGCCATGTCTGAAATGTGAAGAAGGCTGGGAGCAACATGAAGGAAAGTGCTATTATTTCTCCACCAGTACTTCAGCCTGGGAAAAGAGCAGAGATGAATGTCGACAACAAGGAGGAGACCTGGTTAAGatagacagcagagatgagcag GAATTCCTGGACCtgaaactgagagaaaaaatgAACCAAGATGAGGACAAGTTCTGGATCGGACTGACCGACTCAAAGCAAGAGAACACGTGGTTGTGGGCAGACGGCTCACCGCTGAACACGAG tttgtctttttggaGCGGCAATGAGCCAGACAACTGGAAAGGGGACAAtgctgatggagaggactgtgcGAGGATGGGAGTGAAAGCAGGAGCTGCTTACCTGAAGGGTTGGTTTGATAAATCCTGCAAAGTGTCTCAAAGAAGTATCTGTGAGAAAGCAGCACAAACTGGACGTGTAACGCTTCACTGTAGTTCACTTCAGGTCTAA
- the illr4 gene encoding immune-related, lectin-like receptor 4 isoform X3 encodes MSRPQVYMEASQQQAASNGGSKVTSERVALLVLSALLAAAVIVIYRLSFENMRHKTTFQTLRDEHEAVKRNLTGILSEIESHKMVHPIHGNISEPCLKCEEGWEQHEGKCYYFSTSTSAWEKSRDECRQQGGDLVKIDSRDEQEFLDLKLREKMNQDEDKFWIGLTDSKQENTWLWADGSPLNTSLSFWSGNEPDNWKGDNADGEDCARMGVKAGAAYLKEIL; translated from the exons ATGAGCCGTCCACAGGTCTACATGGAAG CTTCCCAACAACAAGCGGCATCAAATggagggtcaaaggtcacatcAGAGAGAGTGGCCCTGCTGGTTCTCAGTGCTCTCCTGGCAGCTGCTGTCATTGTTATTTACCGTCTCT cttttGAAAACATGCGACACAAGACAACTTTCCAGACACTGAGAGACGAGcatgaagctgtaaaaagaaatctcACAG GAATACTCTCTGAAATAGAATCACACAAGATGGTGCATCCTATTCACGGAAACATTA GTGAGCCATGTCTGAAATGTGAAGAAGGCTGGGAGCAACATGAAGGAAAGTGCTATTATTTCTCCACCAGTACTTCAGCCTGGGAAAAGAGCAGAGATGAATGTCGACAACAAGGAGGAGACCTGGTTAAGatagacagcagagatgagcag GAATTCCTGGACCtgaaactgagagaaaaaatgAACCAAGATGAGGACAAGTTCTGGATCGGACTGACCGACTCAAAGCAAGAGAACACGTGGTTGTGGGCAGACGGCTCACCGCTGAACACGAG tttgtctttttggaGCGGCAATGAGCCAGACAACTGGAAAGGGGACAAtgctgatggagaggactgtgcGAGGATGGGAGTGAAAGCAGGAGCTGCTTACCTGAAGG AAATACTCTGA
- the LOC122864453 gene encoding CD209 antigen-like protein C isoform X2, translating into MPEADVVYSDVKFTREREIANGTISSLAETTYSEVRISKTQPSTELPASQQQAASNGGSKVTSERVALVVLSALLAAAVIALGVTSHQNIQTMGRVQNVTDDHEAVKKNLTETLSELKSCYKSQKICPQCPAQNISEPCLKCEEGWEQHEGKCYYFSTSTSAWEKSRDECRQQGGDLVKIDSRDEQEFLDLKLREKMNQDEDKFWIGLTDSKQENTWLWADGSPLNTSLSFWSGNEPDNWKGDNADGEDCARMGEKAGAAYLKGWFDKSCKVSQRSICEKAAQTGRVMLHCSSLQV; encoded by the exons ATGCCTGAAGCTGATGTGGTGTACTCTGATGTCAAGTTcacaagagagagggaaatcGCCAATG gGACAATTTCCTCATTGGCTGAAACCACTTACTCTGAAGTCAGGATCTCAAAGACTCAGCCATCCACAGAGCTCCCTG CTTCCCAACAACAAGCGGCATCAAATggagggtcaaaggtcacatcAGAGAGAGTGGCCTTGGTAGTTCTCAGTGCTCTCCTGGCAGCTGCTGTCATCGCTCTTGGTGTTACCT ctcatcaaaacattcaaaccaTGGGACGCGTCCAAAACGTGACAGATGACCAtgaagctgtgaaaaaaaatctcacag AGACACTCAGTGAACTAAAATCATGCTACAAGTCGCAGAAAATATGCCCACAATGTCCTGCACAAAATATTA GTGAGCCATGTCTGAAATGTGAAGAAGGCTGGGAGCAACATGAAGGAAAGTGCTATTATTTCTCCACCAGTACTTCAGCCTGGGAAAAGAGCAGAGATGAATGTCGACAACAAGGAGGAGACCTGGTTAAGatagacagcagagatgagcag GAATTCCTGGACCtgaaactgagagaaaaaatgAACCAAGATGAGGACAAGTTCTGGATCGGACTGACCGACTCAAAGCAAGAGAACACGTGGTTGTGGGCAGACGGCTCACCGCTGAACACGAG tttgtctttttggaGCGGCAATGAGCCAGACAACTGGAAAGGGGACAAtgctgatggagaggactgtgcGAGGATGGGAGAGAAAGCAGGAGCTGCTTACCTGAAGGGTTGGTTTGATAAATCCTGCAAAGTGTCTCAAAGAAGTATCTGTGAGAAAGCAGCACAAACTGGACGTGTAATGCTTCACTGTAGTTCACTTCAGGTCTAA
- the illr4 gene encoding immune-related, lectin-like receptor 4 isoform X2 — protein sequence MSRPQVYMEASQQQAASNGGSKVTSERVALLVLSALLAAAVIVIYRLSFENMRHKTTFQTLRDEHEAVKRNLTGILSEIESHKMVHPIHGNISEPCLKCEEGWEQHEGKCYYFSTSTSAWEKSRDECRQQGGDLVKIDSRDEQEFLDLKLREKMNQDEDKFWIGLTDSKQENTWLWADGSPLNTSLSFWSGNEPDNWKGDNADGEDCARMGVKAGAAYLKVGLFGEALSRTTGQGKILMEKTV from the exons ATGAGCCGTCCACAGGTCTACATGGAAG CTTCCCAACAACAAGCGGCATCAAATggagggtcaaaggtcacatcAGAGAGAGTGGCCCTGCTGGTTCTCAGTGCTCTCCTGGCAGCTGCTGTCATTGTTATTTACCGTCTCT cttttGAAAACATGCGACACAAGACAACTTTCCAGACACTGAGAGACGAGcatgaagctgtaaaaagaaatctcACAG GAATACTCTCTGAAATAGAATCACACAAGATGGTGCATCCTATTCACGGAAACATTA GTGAGCCATGTCTGAAATGTGAAGAAGGCTGGGAGCAACATGAAGGAAAGTGCTATTATTTCTCCACCAGTACTTCAGCCTGGGAAAAGAGCAGAGATGAATGTCGACAACAAGGAGGAGACCTGGTTAAGatagacagcagagatgagcag GAATTCCTGGACCtgaaactgagagaaaaaatgAACCAAGATGAGGACAAGTTCTGGATCGGACTGACCGACTCAAAGCAAGAGAACACGTGGTTGTGGGCAGACGGCTCACCGCTGAACACGAG tttgtctttttggaGCGGCAATGAGCCAGACAACTGGAAAGGGGACAAtgctgatggagaggactgtgcGAGGATGGGAGTGAAAGCAGGAGCTGCTTACCTGAAGG TTGGTCTTTTTGGAGAGGCATTGAGCCGGACAACTGGACAGGGGAAGATCCTGATGGAGAAGACTGTGTGA
- the LOC122864453 gene encoding CD209 antigen-like protein C isoform X1, whose product MPEADVVYSDVKFTREREIANGTISSLAETTYSEVRISKTQPSTELPVASQQQAASNGGSKVTSERVALVVLSALLAAAVIALGVTSHQNIQTMGRVQNVTDDHEAVKKNLTETLSELKSCYKSQKICPQCPAQNISEPCLKCEEGWEQHEGKCYYFSTSTSAWEKSRDECRQQGGDLVKIDSRDEQEFLDLKLREKMNQDEDKFWIGLTDSKQENTWLWADGSPLNTSLSFWSGNEPDNWKGDNADGEDCARMGEKAGAAYLKGWFDKSCKVSQRSICEKAAQTGRVMLHCSSLQV is encoded by the exons ATGCCTGAAGCTGATGTGGTGTACTCTGATGTCAAGTTcacaagagagagggaaatcGCCAATG gGACAATTTCCTCATTGGCTGAAACCACTTACTCTGAAGTCAGGATCTCAAAGACTCAGCCATCCACAGAGCTCCCTG TAGCTTCCCAACAACAAGCGGCATCAAATggagggtcaaaggtcacatcAGAGAGAGTGGCCTTGGTAGTTCTCAGTGCTCTCCTGGCAGCTGCTGTCATCGCTCTTGGTGTTACCT ctcatcaaaacattcaaaccaTGGGACGCGTCCAAAACGTGACAGATGACCAtgaagctgtgaaaaaaaatctcacag AGACACTCAGTGAACTAAAATCATGCTACAAGTCGCAGAAAATATGCCCACAATGTCCTGCACAAAATATTA GTGAGCCATGTCTGAAATGTGAAGAAGGCTGGGAGCAACATGAAGGAAAGTGCTATTATTTCTCCACCAGTACTTCAGCCTGGGAAAAGAGCAGAGATGAATGTCGACAACAAGGAGGAGACCTGGTTAAGatagacagcagagatgagcag GAATTCCTGGACCtgaaactgagagaaaaaatgAACCAAGATGAGGACAAGTTCTGGATCGGACTGACCGACTCAAAGCAAGAGAACACGTGGTTGTGGGCAGACGGCTCACCGCTGAACACGAG tttgtctttttggaGCGGCAATGAGCCAGACAACTGGAAAGGGGACAAtgctgatggagaggactgtgcGAGGATGGGAGAGAAAGCAGGAGCTGCTTACCTGAAGGGTTGGTTTGATAAATCCTGCAAAGTGTCTCAAAGAAGTATCTGTGAGAAAGCAGCACAAACTGGACGTGTAATGCTTCACTGTAGTTCACTTCAGGTCTAA